The DNA sequence AAGGCATAGAATGAACCCAGAGAGAGCCTTGATGGAACAAGGAAATCCCTTGCTCCCTCGGGTGTGCTTTTTATAAGGTGTGGTGTCTCTATTTCAAAAAAGCCGTTCTTGCTCAAAAAATCCCTTATCCTTTGATAAACCTCAGATTTTAAAATGATATTCTTTTGCATAAAATCCCTCCTTAGGTCAAGGTATCTATACTTTAGCCTTAATTCCTCCTTTACCTCAGAATATTCAGCAATTTCAAAGGGAGGGGTCTTTGCTTCATTAAGGATTTCAAGGCCTAAGACAATTACCTCTATTTCTCCTGTTTTTAAATGGGGGTTTTCAGAGCCTTTTGGCCTCCTGGAAACCCTTCCGCTTACCTTAATTACCCATTCATTCCTTAAGCTATGGGCTTTAATATGGGAGGCTCCATCTATTTCTGGATTAAAGACAAGCTGGATAATTCCAGAGATATCCCTTAGGTCTATAAAGATTAAGCCACCGTGATCCCTCCTTTTATTCACCCAGCCACAAAGGGTAACATCCAAGCCTACATCCTCAAGGCTTAATTCTGTATTTTTATGTGTTCGGTAAATCATTTTTATAGTATGCCTAGAGCTTGGCAAAAAGTAAACAATGGCTTCGCTTTCCCTTATGATTTAAGATTTATGATTTATTTAACATTTTTTAGTTTATTAGTTCTCTTGTCATAAGGTGCGTAGATTACATAAATTCTAACCCCTAAACCCTAAATTCATAATGGATTGTATTTCTTGTTTAATTATTGCCTCTGCCTTTTTTCTTCCGTATTCTCTTGTTTTAAGGGTCTTATTTATAACCTCTTGAAAAGAGTCAAGATTATAAAGAAAAACACCTGGAGCCCTTCCTATATTTGGCTCGATATCCCTTGGAATAGCAAGGTCAATTAAAACCAAAGGGTTTTTCCTTTTCTCTGGAATATCTTTTATGATATAATGGGGTGATGATGTTTGCGAAATAAGAAGATCACATTCAGACAGTTTTTCAAAGCAATCCTTAAGATGTAGGGCAATTCCATTAAATCTTTTTGCTAATTCATCTGCCCTTTTAAAGGTTCTACTTCCCACAAAAATGGTTTTTACACCCTTATCAACCAGGTGCTTTAGGGTTACTGAAGATATTTTTCCTGCTCCAATGACGATTGTTGTTTTATCCCTTAAATCCCCTAATTTCTCAGAGGCTATGCGGCAGGCAATAGATGGGATTGAGTAATTCCCCTTTGCAATATCTGTCTCTGTCCTTATCCTTTTTGCTACTCTGAATGAATGTTGAAATATGGTATTTATTGTTTTGCCTGTTGTTTTATTTTCACAAGCAATCCTGTAGGCACTTTTAAGCTGACCAAGGACTTCCA is a window from the bacterium genome containing:
- the hemA gene encoding glutamyl-tRNA reductase is translated as MKIFAVLGINHKVAKGELREMVALNSSSLKDGLRFAKRAFEEIVLLSTCNRTEVYVADSRNSLRERLTDYIKGFFKIDLSLLERFYFFSQAEALKHLFRVAGSLDSMVIGEVEVLGQLKSAYRIACENKTTGKTINTIFQHSFRVAKRIRTETDIAKGNYSIPSIACRIASEKLGDLRDKTTIVIGAGKISSVTLKHLVDKGVKTIFVGSRTFKRADELAKRFNGIALHLKDCFEKLSECDLLISQTSSPHYIIKDIPEKRKNPLVLIDLAIPRDIEPNIGRAPGVFLYNLDSFQEVINKTLKTREYGRKKAEAIIKQEIQSIMNLGFRG